A genomic region of Bactrocera dorsalis isolate Fly_Bdor chromosome 3, ASM2337382v1, whole genome shotgun sequence contains the following coding sequences:
- the LOC105228039 gene encoding probable cytochrome P450 6a14 — protein MAWFYACTISGILVPISLWYTYYRYKFIYFDRRGIPHIKPPMLSFKERSKELINGAYDKFKSTVPVVGIFLENAPTFVVLDLDLVKRILIDDFQSFSDGLNENENYSPDNAKWQAILRRLTPAFWSVKMAHIFPSVMKAAECLRGKSSGLLPSEYVTIDVKALFIRYAASALLSCVFGIELDDASDPAMALRLRIKDLLEQECKTILSSKAKGTLVYAECTKCTQGQAEPQEFSELEEVVLKARIEKRTKEPSNNNILQLLAEMMADDEEGDSEINRLDYELHAMRLAVRSIALLLTGFAHLALTLVNCVRELVENTEVQRELRQEIVDVLQSSEDQFNFEAMARMHYLDQVVSETLRKYPATELLIRRTIREYHIPNTLHVIERKATILVPVYAIHHDPSIYPNPEQFDPARFNAAAVMARHSCAYLSFDDGPRTCWGKRLSTMLIKVAVVTLLHKHTIAASEDAQQPVEERKTDDESISEVMVKLQRV, from the exons ATGGCTTGGTTTTACGCGTGCACTATTTCCGGCATACTTGTACCGATCTCGCTGTGGTACACCTACTATCGCTACAAATTCATCTACTTCGATAGACGCGGAATTCCACACATAAAACCTCCCATGCTGAGCTTCAAGGAGCGATCGAAAGAGTTAATAAACGGCGCCTACGATAAGTTCAAATCAACTGTGCCGGTTGTCGGTATATTCTTGGAAAACGCACCTACTTTTGTCGTGCTCGACTTGGATCTGGTCAAGCGCATACTCATCGATGACTTTCAAAGTTTCTCTGATGGgttgaatgaaaatgaaaactacTCACCAGATAATGCCAAATGGCAGGCAATTCTCCGCAGATTAACGCCTGCTTTCTGGTCGGTAAAGATGGCTCACATATTTCCGAGCGTTATGAAGGCAGCTGAGTGTTTGAGAGGCAAGTCAAGTGGGCTCCTACCAAGCGAATATGTTACAATAGATGTGAAAGCGCTCTTTATACGTTACGCGGCAAGCGCTTTGCTGAGTTGCGTTTTTGGCATTGAGCTGGATGACGCAAGTGATCCGGCAATGGCGCTACGTTTGCGCATCAAAGATTTATTGGAGCAGGAATGCAAGACAATATTGTCTAGTAAAGCTAAGGGGACGCTGGTATATGCGGAGTGTACGAAGTGCACGCAAGGGCAAGCAGAACCACAGGAATTTTCGGAGCTGGAAGAGGTTGTCCTTAAAGCAAGGATTGAAAAGAGGACGAAAGAACCAAGTAACAATAATATACTACAATTACTCGCCGAAATGATGGCTGATGACGAAGAGGGGGACAGCGAAATCAATCGACTCGATTATGAATTACACGCAATGCGTCTGGCCGTACGATCAATTGCCTTACTATTAACAGGCTTTGCACACTTGGCGTTAACTTTGGTGAACTGCGTACGTGAACTGGTGGAAAATACCGAAGTTCAGCGTGAACTAAGGCAGGAAATAGTGGATGTGTTGCAATCCAGTGAAGATCAATTTAACTTTGAAGCAATGGCGCGCATGCACTACTTGGATCAGGTGGTGTCAG AAACTCTACGAAAATACCCTGCCACCGAGCTGCTCATTCGCCGTACTATACGCGAGTACCACATACCGAACACCTTGCACGTCATCGAGCGTAAAGCCACGATATTGGTGCCGGTGTATGCCATACATCACGATCCAAGCATTTATCCGAACCCCGAGCAGTTCGACCCGGCACGCTTCAATGCAGCCGCAGTGATGGCACGTCACTCATGCGCTTACTTGTCGTTCGACGATGGACCACGCACCTGTTGGGGCAAGCGCTTGAGTACAATGCTCATTAAAGTCGCGGTCGTAACACTGCTGCACAAACACACAATAGCGGCCAGCGAGGATGCGCAGCAACCGGTGGAAGAACGCAAAACAGATGACGAAAGCATTAGCGAAGTAATGGTGAAGCTGCAAAGAGTATAA